In a single window of the Cervus elaphus chromosome 1, mCerEla1.1, whole genome shotgun sequence genome:
- the LOC122694980 gene encoding olfactory receptor 226, whose translation MGVTDTMERKNQSGRVSEFVLLGFPAPGSLRALLFALSLLAYVLVLTENTLIVVAIRNHPSLHKPMYFFLANMSFLEIWYVTVTIPKMLAGFVGSKRGHGQRISFEGCMTQLYFFLGLGCTECVLLAVMAYDRYVAICHPLHYPVIVSGQLCVQLAAGSWAGGFGISMVKVFLISRLSYCGPNIINHFFCDVSPLLNLSCTDMSTAELTDFVLAIFILLGPLSVTGASYMAITSAVMRIPSAAGRHKAFSTCASHLTVVVIFYAASIFIYARPKALSAFDTNKLVSVLYAVIVPLLNPIIYCLRNQEVKRALRHTLHLHQGHDAS comes from the coding sequence ATGGGCGTGACCGACACCATGGAGAGGAAGAACCAGAGTGGGAGAGTGAGTGAGTTTGTGTTGCTGGGCTTTCCAGCTCCGGGATCACTGCGGGCACTATTATTTGCCCTTTCTCTGTTAGCCTATGTATTGGTGCTGACTGAGAACACACTCATCGTTGTGGCAATCAGGAACCACCCCAGCCTCCACAAACCCATGTATTTCTTTCTGGCTAATATGTCCTTCCTGGAGATTTGGTACGTGACAGTCACTATTCCCAAGATGCTCGCTGGCTTTGTTGGGTCCAAACGGGGCCATGGACAGCGAATCTCCTTTGAGGGCTGCATGACACAGCTCTACTTCTTCCTGGGCCTGGGCTGCACCGAGTGTGTCCTCCTCGCAGTTATGGCTTAtgatcgctatgtggccatctgccatCCTCTCCACTACCCCGTCATTGTCAGCGGCCAGCTGTGTGTGCAGCTGGCAGCTGGCTCCTGGGCTGGAGGTTTTGGCATTTCCATGGTCAAAGTTTTCCTCATTTCTCGCCTCTCTTACTGTGGCCCCAACATCATCaaccactttttctgtgatgtCTCTCCATTGCTCAACCTTTCGTGCACTGACATGTCCACAGCAGAGCTTACGGACTTTGTCCTGGCCATTTTTATCCTACTGGGGCCACTCTCTGTCACTGGAGCCTCCTACATGGCCATCACCAGTGCTGTGATGCGCATTCCCTCAGCTGCTGGGCGCCACAAAGCCTTTTCCACCTGTGCCTCTCACCTCACTGTGGTGGTCATCTTCTATGCAGCCAGCATCTTCATCTATGCCCGCCCAAAGGCACTCTCAGCTTTTGACACCAACAAGCTGGTGTCTGTACTTTATGCTGTCATTGTACCACTGCTCAACCCCATCATTTACTGCCTGCGAAACCAAGAAGTAAAGAGAGCCTTACGCCATACTCTACACCTGCACCAGGGGCATGACGCTAGCTAA